Proteins from a single region of Geothrix sp. PMB-07:
- the mobB gene encoding molybdopterin-guanine dinucleotide biosynthesis protein B, with amino-acid sequence MKVMGIVGWSGSGKTSLVVEILPLLRERGLKVSTMKHAHHRFDVDKPGKDSFRHREAGASEVLVVTSSRWVLMHESREEPEPSIESLIERMTPVDLLLIEGFKTHHHPKIEIHRESEGKPLLCLDDPEIVAVASDVPLSDVKIPRLDLNDPRAVADFILTFNAKIWIGQA; translated from the coding sequence ATGAAGGTCATGGGCATTGTGGGTTGGAGTGGCAGCGGGAAGACCAGCCTGGTGGTGGAGATCCTGCCCCTCCTCCGGGAGCGCGGCCTCAAGGTGTCGACCATGAAACATGCGCACCACCGTTTCGATGTGGACAAGCCTGGCAAGGATTCCTTCCGGCACCGGGAGGCCGGCGCCTCCGAGGTGCTGGTGGTCACCTCCTCGCGCTGGGTGCTGATGCATGAATCCCGCGAAGAACCCGAGCCCAGCATCGAATCCCTCATCGAGCGCATGACGCCTGTGGATCTGCTGCTCATTGAAGGATTCAAGACCCACCACCACCCCAAGATCGAGATCCATCGCGAATCTGAAGGGAAACCCCTCCTGTGCTTGGATGATCCCGAAATCGTCGCGGTGGCCAGCGACGTTCCCCTATCAGATGTGAAGATCCCCAGGCTGGATCTGAACGACCCGCGTGCTGTGGCCGATTTCATCCTGACTTTCAACGCGAAGATCTGGATAGGGCAAGCATGA
- a CDS encoding molybdenum cofactor guanylyltransferase codes for MKVGLLLLTGGQGSRLGVPKHSLAHPAGPSWGGHLVAVFRVVFPEGPIQILGEPLSDHPELQVVADPRQGPAVALAHWATLPVPAVDLWWVVACDQVRWKAEELQAWVTQAQQADPACGRWVLGRSEGRLQPLGGLLPHGLRSALAASKLRSLWALAESLPHCILDNNLPGWRDVDTPEEKRCFEEESL; via the coding sequence ATGAAGGTCGGCCTGCTGCTTCTCACGGGAGGCCAGGGCTCGCGCCTGGGCGTCCCCAAACACAGCCTCGCCCATCCCGCCGGACCCTCCTGGGGAGGGCACCTGGTCGCGGTGTTCCGAGTGGTCTTCCCCGAAGGGCCCATCCAGATTTTGGGTGAGCCCCTGAGCGATCACCCCGAACTCCAGGTGGTGGCGGATCCACGCCAGGGACCTGCCGTGGCGCTGGCCCACTGGGCGACGCTCCCTGTCCCCGCCGTCGACCTCTGGTGGGTGGTGGCCTGCGATCAGGTGCGCTGGAAGGCGGAGGAGCTGCAGGCCTGGGTGACGCAAGCCCAACAAGCCGATCCTGCTTGCGGCCGCTGGGTGCTGGGCAGGTCCGAAGGCCGTCTCCAACCGCTGGGCGGCCTGCTGCCCCACGGTCTGCGATCCGCCCTCGCAGCGTCCAAGCTCCGCTCACTGTGGGCCCTAGCGGAATCCCTGCCGCACTGCATCCTCGACAACAACCTGCCGGGCTGGCGGGATGTGGATACGCCGGAAGAGAAAAGGTGCTTCGAGGAAGAATCGCTTTGA